The Methylomonas montana genome has a window encoding:
- a CDS encoding TatD family hydrolase, whose product MAFDTVQQARQSECAYVDIHCHNANGIQTLEVLSIDTLDFDPTTTNNRFYSLGLHPWYIDRQDIQTALKKIASCGADSKLLAIGECGLDKTITTPLSLQTEVFNAQIKLAEQLGKPLIIHCVRAYNELIQLKKSGNSTEIGWIIHGFNANPALADQLIKHGFYLSFGAALLNPCSRAGQALLETPQNRLFLETDTAELAIDAIYAAAAKMLGVDVATLRRQILDNFKRVFLND is encoded by the coding sequence GTGGCATTTGACACCGTTCAACAGGCGAGACAGTCGGAATGTGCTTATGTCGATATCCATTGTCACAATGCAAACGGCATCCAAACGCTGGAAGTATTGAGCATCGACACACTGGATTTCGACCCCACGACAACCAACAACCGTTTTTATAGCTTAGGTCTACATCCCTGGTACATCGACCGCCAAGACATTCAAACCGCTTTAAAAAAAATTGCTTCATGCGGCGCGGATTCCAAGTTGCTGGCCATCGGCGAATGCGGCCTGGATAAAACCATCACCACACCTTTATCATTGCAAACCGAAGTATTTAACGCCCAAATCAAGCTGGCCGAACAGCTAGGCAAACCGCTAATCATCCATTGCGTAAGAGCTTACAACGAGTTGATACAGCTAAAAAAATCGGGCAATAGCACAGAAATCGGATGGATCATTCATGGCTTTAACGCCAATCCGGCACTGGCCGACCAATTGATAAAACATGGGTTTTATCTGTCCTTCGGCGCAGCCTTACTAAACCCTTGCAGCCGCGCCGGGCAAGCCCTGCTAGAAACGCCGCAGAATCGCCTGTTCCTGGAAACCGATACCGCCGAGCTTGCGATTGACGCGATATACGCCGCTGCGGCTAAAATGCTCGGCGTTGACGTCGCGACCTTGCGGCGGCAAATCCTGGACAATTTCAAACGAGTGTTTCTCAATGACTGA
- a CDS encoding RNA polymerase sigma factor, whose product MNDENLSPELALARQLIDQRLAELLASLPAGKQRSLFKIRFGMEPDKIKELPIKQIFALLEINHPSFNNLSANMKRIGDLNYNGRQPN is encoded by the coding sequence GTGAACGACGAAAATTTAAGCCCGGAACTTGCGCTTGCCCGGCAATTGATCGATCAGCGCTTGGCGGAACTTCTGGCGTCGTTGCCGGCCGGCAAGCAGCGTAGCCTGTTCAAGATCCGCTTCGGCATGGAACCGGATAAAATCAAAGAGTTACCGATAAAACAGATATTTGCTCTGCTGGAAATCAATCATCCGTCATTCAATAATCTCTCGGCTAACATGAAGCGAATCGGCGATCTGAATTATAATGGCCGCCAACCCAACTAA
- a CDS encoding type III PLP-dependent enzyme domain-containing protein → MNWTELKQQIQTSPAFVLDEDQVLANLQPLQALRQEAGCKILYSMKALPLAALLELIIDRVDGISVSSLFEARLAKEMLDEQGGSVHLTTPGMRPDEFAELGGLCSHISFNSLSQYQRLQALAEGYSKGLRVNPQLSFLHDQRYDPCRPHSKLGVDIESVRDGLPAGVEGLHFHTVFASRDFMPLQHTLEKLMPILTRNSHLRWLNLGGGYLYNAIANQQAVVALINRLRSDLGVEVYLEPGKAVVGNAGYLLTSVLDRFVSDGKDVLILDTSVNHHPEVFEYQVKPRLLEENINGGCAAILAGSTCLAGDVFGEYRFDNIPDVGDKLVFADVGAYSLIKANRFNGYNLPDIYTLKQARLSLRKRYDYQDYRRQWVDTGR, encoded by the coding sequence ATGAATTGGACCGAGCTAAAGCAACAAATTCAAACCAGCCCAGCCTTTGTGCTGGACGAAGATCAAGTACTCGCCAACCTGCAACCCTTGCAGGCTTTGCGCCAAGAGGCCGGTTGCAAGATTTTGTACTCGATGAAGGCGTTGCCTTTAGCCGCCTTATTGGAGCTGATAATAGATCGAGTCGACGGCATTTCGGTCAGTTCTCTATTCGAGGCGAGGCTAGCGAAAGAGATGTTAGACGAGCAGGGCGGAAGCGTCCATCTGACCACGCCGGGCATGCGTCCCGACGAATTTGCCGAACTTGGCGGACTTTGCAGTCATATCAGTTTCAATTCGCTATCACAGTATCAGCGTTTGCAGGCGTTGGCCGAGGGTTATTCCAAAGGCTTGCGCGTTAATCCCCAACTGTCCTTTCTGCACGATCAGCGCTACGACCCGTGCCGGCCGCATTCTAAATTGGGTGTCGATATCGAGTCGGTGCGAGACGGTTTGCCGGCGGGTGTCGAGGGACTGCATTTTCATACCGTGTTTGCATCTCGGGATTTTATGCCTTTGCAGCATACGTTGGAAAAGCTGATGCCGATACTAACTCGCAACAGCCATCTGAGATGGCTGAATCTGGGCGGCGGTTATTTGTACAACGCTATCGCCAATCAACAGGCGGTCGTGGCGCTGATTAATCGATTGCGATCCGATTTGGGCGTCGAGGTCTATTTAGAGCCGGGTAAGGCCGTGGTCGGCAATGCCGGTTACTTGCTGACCAGCGTGCTGGATCGGTTTGTCAGCGACGGCAAGGATGTGTTGATCTTGGATACCTCGGTCAATCATCATCCGGAAGTGTTCGAATATCAGGTTAAGCCGCGCTTGTTGGAAGAAAATATTAACGGTGGGTGCGCGGCGATTTTGGCGGGATCGACTTGTTTGGCCGGCGATGTGTTTGGCGAGTACCGATTCGATAACATCCCCGATGTAGGCGATAAATTGGTGTTTGCCGATGTCGGCGCCTATTCCTTGATCAAGGCCAATCGCTTTAACGGCTATAACTTGCCGGATATTTACACTTTAAAACAAGCTCGGCTGAGTTTGCGCAAACGCTATGACTACCAAGACTATCGCCGGCAATGGGTGGATACCGGCCGGTAA
- a CDS encoding tRNA threonylcarbamoyladenosine dehydratase → MTDLSWLSRTELLIGKPKLDKLQQAHVLVVGMGGVGSFAAEFICRAGVGQMTIVDGDVVDPSNRNRQLPALATTHGQSKADVMGERLLAINPDLKLTIKHEFITPDTADDLLSQHYDYVIDAIDSLTPKITLIRAAKARKMKIISSMGAGGKLDPTHLKVVDISKTYNCPFAQFIRTRLRKHGISRGVKVVFSPEVVSKDSLMFTDGSNYKKSAYGTISYLPAAFGGVCASVVIRNLIHDHAHSDHNKHHG, encoded by the coding sequence ATGACTGATTTAAGCTGGCTCTCCCGCACCGAACTGTTGATCGGCAAGCCCAAACTCGACAAATTGCAACAAGCGCATGTGCTGGTGGTCGGCATGGGCGGTGTCGGTTCGTTTGCCGCCGAATTCATCTGCCGGGCCGGTGTTGGTCAAATGACCATCGTCGACGGCGACGTGGTCGATCCCAGCAACCGCAACCGCCAACTACCGGCGCTGGCGACCACCCACGGCCAATCTAAAGCCGACGTGATGGGCGAACGCTTACTAGCGATCAATCCGGATTTAAAACTGACCATCAAACACGAATTCATCACGCCCGATACCGCCGACGATTTGTTGAGCCAGCATTACGATTACGTGATCGATGCCATTGACAGCCTGACCCCGAAAATCACCCTGATCCGTGCCGCCAAAGCCCGCAAGATGAAAATCATCAGCTCGATGGGTGCCGGCGGCAAGCTCGATCCAACCCATTTGAAAGTGGTGGATATTTCCAAGACTTATAACTGCCCTTTCGCTCAGTTCATTCGAACTCGTCTGCGTAAACACGGCATTAGCCGCGGCGTAAAAGTGGTGTTTTCGCCGGAAGTGGTGTCCAAGGACTCACTAATGTTTACCGACGGCAGCAATTATAAAAAATCGGCCTACGGCACCATTTCTTATTTACCGGCGGCGTTCGGCGGCGTCTGCGCCTCGGTAGTGATCCGCAATTTGATTCACGATCACGCGCATTCGGACCACAATAAACATCATGGTTAA
- the mutL gene encoding DNA mismatch repair endonuclease MutL: MRIHALSTQLVNQIAAGEVVERPASVVKELVENCFDAGATQIQIDVEQGGARQIKIRDNGCGIVKDDLALALSRHATSKIASLDDLEHVISMGFRGEALPSISSVARLTLISRTTDAECAWQVSADGTEQNFDPQPDPHPPGTTVDVRDLFYNTPARRKFLKAEKTEFSHIESLIQKLALARFDVGFMLNHNQREVLNLKPAATQEAQEKRIAAICGSAFVDNCVKIDFAASGLHLHGWVGLPTFSRSQQDMQFFYVNGRLIKDRLVAHAVKQAYQDVLYHGRHPVFVLYLELDPALVDVNAHPTKLEVRFREGRMVHDFLFQALHRSLADQRPGAVVVAQQIETVAEFSEAQIPAASLRTPLNQQTSLPLTLPELGLDSMQQRTAPDAFGVYRYPPERANLADVAEQIKAYGKLYPQTDLANSTQPAIESALPPLGFALAHIHNIYILAETANGIILVDAHAAHERVTYERLKQHYHNRAIVSQPLLLPIKLQVTAAEADLAEQEHEFFMGLGFEINRSGPETVVLRATPALLAKADVDQLVRDILADLATHGVSHKAQETTNAILATMACHSSVRAKRKLSIEEMNALLRDMEQTERIGQCNHGRPTWVALSHQDLDRFFMRGQ, from the coding sequence ATGCGGATTCACGCCTTATCCACTCAATTAGTCAATCAAATCGCCGCCGGCGAGGTGGTCGAGCGTCCGGCGTCGGTAGTTAAAGAGCTGGTGGAAAACTGTTTCGATGCCGGCGCGACGCAAATTCAGATCGATGTCGAGCAGGGCGGGGCGCGGCAAATCAAGATTCGGGATAATGGCTGCGGCATCGTCAAAGACGACTTGGCGCTGGCCTTATCCCGGCATGCCACCAGCAAGATAGCTTCCTTGGACGATTTGGAACATGTGATCAGCATGGGTTTTCGCGGCGAGGCGCTGCCCAGTATCAGCTCGGTGGCGCGCTTGACTTTAATCTCCCGCACCACCGATGCCGAATGCGCCTGGCAAGTCAGCGCCGACGGCACCGAGCAAAACTTCGATCCGCAACCCGATCCGCATCCGCCCGGCACCACCGTCGATGTCCGCGATCTGTTTTACAACACCCCGGCCCGCCGTAAGTTTTTAAAAGCAGAGAAAACCGAGTTTTCTCACATAGAAAGTCTGATTCAGAAATTGGCCCTGGCGCGTTTCGATGTCGGCTTTATGTTGAATCACAATCAGCGCGAAGTGCTGAATCTGAAGCCTGCTGCGACGCAGGAGGCTCAGGAAAAACGCATTGCGGCGATTTGCGGCTCGGCGTTTGTCGATAATTGTGTGAAGATCGATTTTGCCGCGTCTGGGTTGCATCTGCACGGCTGGGTAGGGCTGCCGACCTTTTCCCGTAGCCAGCAGGATATGCAGTTTTTCTACGTCAATGGTCGCTTGATCAAGGACCGGCTAGTCGCGCACGCGGTGAAGCAGGCCTATCAGGATGTGTTGTATCACGGCCGGCATCCGGTATTTGTGCTGTATCTGGAACTTGACCCAGCCTTGGTCGATGTCAATGCGCACCCAACCAAACTGGAAGTGCGGTTTAGGGAAGGGCGCATGGTGCACGATTTTCTGTTTCAGGCTTTGCACCGCAGCCTGGCCGATCAGCGTCCCGGTGCTGTTGTTGTGGCGCAGCAGATCGAAACAGTTGCCGAGTTTTCGGAAGCGCAAATTCCGGCAGCGTCGTTGCGGACGCCATTGAATCAACAAACTTCTTTGCCGCTAACCTTGCCCGAGCTAGGTTTGGATAGTATGCAGCAACGAACCGCACCCGATGCGTTCGGGGTTTATCGCTACCCGCCCGAACGAGCCAATTTGGCGGACGTGGCCGAGCAAATCAAAGCTTACGGCAAACTTTATCCGCAAACCGACCTCGCCAACTCAACCCAGCCAGCCATCGAATCGGCGCTGCCGCCTTTGGGCTTTGCGTTGGCCCATATCCATAATATTTATATCCTGGCCGAAACCGCCAATGGCATCATCCTGGTCGATGCCCATGCCGCCCACGAGCGGGTGACTTATGAGCGCTTGAAACAGCATTATCACAACCGCGCCATCGTCTCCCAGCCGCTGTTACTGCCGATCAAGCTACAAGTCACCGCCGCCGAGGCTGATCTGGCCGAGCAGGAGCACGAGTTTTTTATGGGCCTGGGGTTTGAAATCAACCGCTCCGGCCCGGAAACAGTGGTGCTCAGAGCCACGCCAGCGCTGTTGGCTAAAGCCGATGTCGATCAATTGGTGCGCGACATCCTAGCTGATTTAGCAACCCACGGCGTGAGCCATAAAGCCCAAGAAACCACCAATGCGATCCTGGCGACGATGGCTTGCCATAGTTCGGTGCGAGCCAAGCGTAAACTCAGCATCGAGGAAATGAACGCCTTGCTGCGCGATATGGAACAAACCGAGCGCATCGGCCAGTGCAATCACGGCCGACCGACCTGGGTGGCGCTGAGTCATCAGGATTTGGACCGGTTTTTCATGCGTGGTCAATAA
- the hfq gene encoding RNA chaperone Hfq — translation MSKAQNLQDNFLNALRKEHTPVSIFLVNGIKLQGRVDSFDQYVVMLKNTVNQMVYKHAISTIVPGKNVTMHREADVSDES, via the coding sequence ATGTCGAAAGCCCAAAACTTGCAGGACAACTTTTTAAATGCCCTGAGAAAAGAACATACCCCGGTATCTATATTTTTGGTTAATGGTATCAAACTGCAAGGCCGTGTCGATTCTTTCGACCAATATGTGGTGATGCTGAAAAATACCGTCAATCAAATGGTCTACAAGCACGCCATATCCACCATCGTTCCCGGCAAAAATGTCACCATGCACCGCGAAGCTGACGTTAGCGATGAAAGTTAA
- a CDS encoding 5-formyltetrahydrofolate cyclo-ligase, whose amino-acid sequence MDKAQQRQIAYAARNAQLDKDAVSAEICRRVVEQPWYRSARTVMWYLHCRSEVRTVPAVAAELEGGKRIAVPYCTVDTEGAKQLGLWHLETLDELRPGMWNILEPPRQRWLEPAKQIRPEELDAIIVPGVAFDKQGGRLGNGAGYYDRLLQKVCPDTVLAAVCYEAQLLPRIAMEAHDVFMDFVITEQAIYSGKGRACR is encoded by the coding sequence ATGGATAAAGCCCAGCAGCGCCAAATCGCCTACGCGGCTCGTAATGCGCAGTTGGATAAGGACGCTGTTAGCGCGGAAATCTGCCGGCGCGTCGTCGAGCAACCCTGGTATCGATCGGCGCGGACAGTAATGTGGTACCTGCATTGCCGCTCGGAAGTGCGGACCGTGCCGGCCGTAGCCGCTGAATTGGAGGGCGGTAAGCGTATCGCGGTGCCGTATTGCACCGTTGATACTGAAGGCGCAAAACAACTCGGTTTATGGCACTTAGAGACGCTCGATGAGTTGCGGCCTGGGATGTGGAATATTCTCGAGCCGCCGCGTCAGCGTTGGCTTGAGCCCGCCAAGCAAATTCGCCCTGAAGAGCTGGATGCGATCATCGTGCCGGGCGTGGCCTTTGACAAGCAAGGCGGACGCTTGGGTAACGGCGCCGGCTATTACGACCGCTTGTTGCAAAAAGTGTGTCCCGACACGGTATTGGCGGCGGTGTGTTACGAAGCGCAATTATTACCTCGCATTGCGATGGAGGCGCACGACGTATTCATGGACTTTGTGATCACCGAGCAGGCGATTTACTCAGGCAAGGGGCGTGCTTGCCGATGA
- a CDS encoding SAM-dependent methyltransferase gives MYILEPNQDYRDQSLRDNAELSSSELQADAAKHYDDCYNDYLVAWCNRDNLALHYGYWDDTKPYDQHQALLNKNQILYEKAGIQASDKILDAGCGIGGSTIWMAKQHGNQVTGITISAKQADYARQHAKRHGVAELVNFEVADFCATPFPDASFDVVWALESSCHALNKGDFLREAWRVLKPGGRIVVCDGFVLQRQFNAQQWQAVVTCLNGWAVPNLCARDEFTCLLEQQGFQAIVCHDINAQTQASVEHMYKVAKRLKPVQTISQWLGLRSKAQTANYLVGLAQHQLFTEKLTEYCIFTAQKA, from the coding sequence ATGTACATCCTCGAACCCAATCAAGATTACCGCGATCAAAGCCTGCGCGATAACGCCGAGCTATCCAGCAGCGAACTGCAGGCCGACGCCGCCAAACACTACGACGATTGTTATAACGATTATCTTGTGGCCTGGTGCAACCGCGACAATTTGGCCTTACATTACGGTTATTGGGACGACACCAAGCCTTACGATCAACATCAAGCCCTGCTCAACAAAAATCAGATTCTTTATGAAAAAGCCGGCATTCAAGCCAGCGATAAAATTCTGGATGCCGGCTGCGGCATCGGTGGCAGTACGATCTGGATGGCAAAACAACATGGCAACCAGGTGACCGGCATCACCATCAGCGCCAAACAAGCCGATTATGCCCGCCAACATGCCAAACGCCACGGCGTTGCTGAGTTGGTCAATTTCGAAGTCGCCGATTTCTGCGCCACCCCGTTTCCGGATGCATCGTTCGACGTGGTCTGGGCCTTGGAGAGCTCCTGCCATGCCTTGAACAAAGGCGACTTCCTGCGCGAAGCCTGGCGAGTGTTAAAACCCGGCGGCCGCATCGTCGTGTGCGACGGCTTCGTTCTGCAACGCCAATTTAACGCACAACAATGGCAAGCCGTGGTGACCTGCTTGAACGGTTGGGCCGTGCCCAATCTGTGCGCGCGCGACGAATTTACCTGCTTGCTGGAACAGCAAGGCTTTCAAGCCATCGTTTGCCACGACATCAACGCGCAAACCCAGGCGTCTGTCGAGCACATGTACAAAGTGGCCAAGCGCCTGAAACCGGTACAAACTATCAGCCAATGGCTGGGATTACGTTCCAAGGCCCAAACCGCCAATTATTTGGTGGGCCTGGCGCAGCATCAATTGTTTACCGAAAAACTGACCGAATATTGTATTTTTACCGCGCAAAAGGCTTAA
- the ettA gene encoding energy-dependent translational throttle protein EttA, whose product MAQYIFSMNRVGKIVPPKKHILKDISLSFFPGAKIGVLGLNGSGKSTLLRIMAGIDKEIEGEAIPLKGTKIGYLPQEPQLDPNKTVRGNIEEAVAEIKEVLARLDAVYAAYAEPDADFDALAAEQAKLEDIINACDGHNLDRTLEVAADALRLPDWDADVTKLSGGEKRRVALCRLLLSKPDMLLLDEPTNHLDAESVAWLERFLHDYPGTVVAVTHDRYFLDNVAGWILELDRGMGIPWEGNYSSWLEQKEKRLELEEKQESSRQKAMKAELEWVRSNPKGRHAKSKARLARFEELSSVDVQKRNETQEIYIPPGPRLGDVVIEAHNISKGFGERLLINNLEFKLPPGGIVGIIGPNGAGKTTLFRMMAGFEKPDSGAINIGQTVQMAYVDQLRDDMDNNKTVWEEISDGLDMITVGKYETPSRAYIGRFNFKGGDQQKRIGELSGGERNRVHLAKLLKSGGNVLLLDEPTNDLDVETLRALEEALLAFPGCAVVISHDRWFLDRIATHMLAFEGDSEVVWFEGNYADYEADRHRRLGTDADNPHRLKYKKIG is encoded by the coding sequence ATGGCGCAATATATTTTCTCCATGAACCGGGTCGGCAAGATCGTGCCGCCTAAAAAGCATATTCTCAAGGATATTTCCCTATCGTTTTTTCCGGGCGCAAAAATTGGTGTGTTGGGTTTGAACGGCTCCGGTAAATCCACGTTGCTGCGTATCATGGCCGGCATCGACAAGGAAATCGAAGGCGAAGCGATTCCTTTGAAAGGCACCAAGATCGGTTATCTGCCCCAGGAACCGCAACTCGACCCGAATAAAACCGTGCGCGGCAATATCGAAGAAGCCGTAGCCGAAATCAAAGAAGTATTGGCCAGGCTGGACGCCGTCTATGCCGCTTACGCCGAGCCGGACGCCGATTTCGATGCGCTTGCCGCCGAACAGGCAAAGCTTGAAGATATTATCAATGCTTGCGACGGTCATAATCTGGACCGCACTTTGGAAGTCGCTGCCGACGCGCTGCGTCTGCCGGATTGGGATGCAGATGTAACGAAATTGTCCGGCGGCGAAAAACGCCGCGTAGCGCTGTGCCGCTTGTTACTGTCCAAGCCCGACATGCTGCTGCTTGATGAGCCGACCAACCATTTGGACGCTGAATCGGTGGCCTGGCTGGAGCGCTTCCTGCACGATTACCCCGGCACAGTAGTGGCGGTAACCCATGATAGGTACTTCCTTGATAATGTCGCCGGCTGGATTTTGGAGCTGGACCGAGGTATGGGTATTCCGTGGGAAGGCAATTATTCGTCCTGGTTGGAACAAAAAGAGAAGCGCCTGGAGTTGGAGGAGAAACAGGAGTCCTCTCGGCAAAAAGCCATGAAAGCCGAGCTGGAGTGGGTGCGATCCAATCCGAAAGGTCGGCATGCCAAAAGCAAGGCGCGTCTGGCTCGCTTCGAAGAATTGTCGTCGGTGGATGTGCAAAAACGTAACGAGACTCAGGAAATTTATATTCCGCCCGGTCCGCGTCTCGGCGATGTGGTGATCGAGGCCCATAACATCAGCAAAGGCTTCGGAGAACGATTGCTGATCAACAACCTCGAATTCAAGCTGCCGCCGGGTGGTATCGTCGGTATCATCGGCCCTAACGGCGCTGGTAAAACCACGCTGTTCCGGATGATGGCCGGCTTCGAAAAGCCGGATTCCGGCGCAATCAATATAGGCCAAACCGTACAGATGGCCTATGTCGATCAGCTGCGCGACGACATGGACAATAACAAGACGGTTTGGGAAGAAATTTCCGACGGTCTGGATATGATCACAGTCGGCAAATACGAAACGCCATCGCGAGCCTATATCGGCCGCTTCAATTTTAAAGGCGGGGATCAACAAAAACGCATCGGCGAATTGTCGGGTGGCGAGCGTAACAGGGTGCATCTGGCCAAACTATTGAAAAGCGGTGGCAACGTGCTGCTGCTCGACGAACCGACCAACGATCTGGATGTGGAAACCTTGCGGGCCTTGGAAGAGGCTTTGCTGGCCTTCCCAGGCTGCGCGGTGGTGATCTCGCATGACCGCTGGTTTCTGGATCGTATCGCCACGCACATGCTGGCCTTCGAGGGCGACAGCGAAGTGGTCTGGTTTGAAGGCAACTATGCCGACTACGAAGCCGATAGGCATCGCCGTTTGGGTACCGATGCCGATAATCCGCATCGTCTCAAGTATAAAAAAATCGGCTAA
- a CDS encoding N-acetylmuramoyl-L-alanine amidase, which translates to MQQIYRIFWIWGMLLPSFSVFAAQAELGSVSYSASNQVVFNLPGAVRHKAFVLKSPSRLVVDFIDAKISQSIAQPPADHPLFGFARSAARNTGDLRVVVELKSDADAKVAVIGKSLQIDLAAKAAQQEPLAAKSEKIVAAVAALEKTNAAVKKQEAAVKPVAVKTVTKAKGRNIVVAIDAGHGGKDVGAQGANGTQEKDVVFAIAKNLEGLVNSQPGMKAVMIRDGDYFVKLNERRRIARTAKADLFVSIHADAFSDSQAHGASVYTLANKGASSAGAGWLADSENAVDGAAGAGEDRDETLASVLMDLSSKAAKEASQNIGNKVLRSVKSVGHLHRSAVQKAGFVVLKSPEIPSILVETAFISNPEEERRLKTHAYQHKMASAVFSGIVGHFKQYAPADTMMAQLNRSTKSKAVQLAALDKDDSMPAAKPKTEQKPVLAAREVDANPTQVASNTANQHVINRGETLSGIAQQYGISMRALRLANAMNDGNVRIGQVLQIPRDS; encoded by the coding sequence ATGCAGCAAATTTATCGAATTTTCTGGATATGGGGCATGTTATTGCCTTCGTTCTCGGTGTTTGCGGCCCAGGCAGAGCTGGGTTCCGTAAGCTATTCGGCGTCGAATCAGGTGGTGTTTAATCTGCCTGGCGCGGTGCGGCATAAGGCATTCGTACTAAAAAGTCCTAGCCGGTTGGTGGTCGATTTTATCGATGCCAAAATCTCTCAGAGTATTGCCCAGCCACCGGCCGATCATCCTTTGTTTGGTTTTGCCCGCAGCGCAGCGCGTAATACCGGCGATTTGCGGGTGGTTGTCGAGCTAAAATCCGACGCCGACGCCAAGGTAGCGGTGATCGGCAAATCCTTGCAAATCGATTTGGCAGCTAAGGCGGCGCAGCAGGAACCGCTGGCGGCTAAATCCGAGAAAATCGTAGCGGCCGTGGCCGCGCTGGAAAAAACCAATGCCGCCGTTAAAAAGCAGGAAGCAGCCGTTAAGCCTGTTGCGGTCAAAACAGTTACCAAAGCCAAGGGTCGCAATATTGTTGTGGCTATCGATGCCGGGCATGGCGGCAAGGATGTTGGCGCGCAGGGCGCGAACGGCACCCAGGAAAAAGACGTGGTATTTGCGATTGCCAAAAATCTGGAAGGTTTGGTCAACAGCCAGCCGGGCATGAAAGCAGTGATGATCCGTGACGGCGATTATTTCGTGAAATTGAACGAGCGCCGCCGGATTGCCCGTACCGCGAAAGCTGATTTGTTCGTATCTATCCACGCCGATGCCTTTAGCGATAGTCAGGCGCATGGCGCTTCGGTTTATACCTTGGCCAATAAAGGCGCGTCCAGCGCCGGTGCCGGTTGGTTGGCCGATAGCGAAAATGCGGTGGACGGCGCGGCGGGTGCCGGCGAGGATAGAGACGAAACCTTAGCGTCGGTATTGATGGATTTATCGAGTAAAGCGGCGAAAGAAGCCAGCCAGAATATCGGTAACAAAGTATTAAGAAGCGTGAAAAGTGTGGGGCATTTGCATAGAAGCGCGGTGCAAAAAGCCGGTTTTGTGGTGTTGAAGTCGCCGGAAATTCCATCGATTCTGGTGGAAACCGCTTTTATTTCCAATCCGGAAGAAGAGCGTCGCTTAAAAACCCATGCCTATCAACACAAAATGGCATCTGCAGTATTCAGCGGTATTGTCGGCCACTTTAAACAATATGCGCCGGCCGATACCATGATGGCTCAGTTGAATCGCTCTACCAAATCCAAAGCCGTGCAACTGGCTGCTTTGGATAAAGACGATAGCATGCCGGCCGCGAAGCCGAAAACAGAGCAAAAACCGGTGTTGGCGGCTAGGGAAGTGGACGCCAATCCGACGCAGGTGGCCAGCAATACCGCCAACCAACACGTGATCAACCGTGGCGAAACCTTGTCCGGTATCGCCCAGCAATACGGCATATCGATGCGGGCCTTGCGGCTAGCCAATGCGATGAACGACGGCAATGTCCGCATTGGTCAGGTGTTGCAGATTCCGCGAGACAGCTAA
- the miaA gene encoding tRNA (adenosine(37)-N6)-dimethylallyltransferase MiaA codes for MSEMQKPSAILLMGPTASGKTALGVAMAQVLNAEIISVDSALVYRGMDIGTAKPNLAERGGVPHHLIDILDPSEAFSTGQFRNRALDLMADISARGKLPLLVGGTMLYFSALTQGLAQLPEAVPEIRQRLDEELQQLGKEVLHACLAQVDPQAAARIHVNDPQRIQRALEVYEISGRPLSSFFAADQQAEHPYQFIKLIVAPEQRKTLHDKIAQRFDLMLAQGFLDEVQALWQRGDLDESMPSIRCVGYRQAWSYLNGEYDLTTMRDKAIIATRQLAKRQFTWLRKEQDACHLSSGSADLLEQALKQCGEHG; via the coding sequence ATGAGCGAAATGCAAAAACCGTCGGCCATCCTGTTGATGGGGCCGACTGCATCCGGCAAGACTGCGCTTGGAGTGGCGATGGCGCAAGTCTTGAATGCCGAGATTATCAGCGTCGATTCGGCCTTGGTGTATCGGGGCATGGATATTGGTACAGCCAAACCAAACCTGGCCGAGCGCGGCGGCGTGCCGCATCATTTAATCGACATTCTCGATCCCAGCGAAGCGTTTTCCACCGGTCAGTTCCGCAATAGGGCCTTGGATTTGATGGCAGACATCAGTGCGCGAGGCAAATTGCCGTTGTTGGTGGGCGGCACGATGTTGTATTTCAGCGCGTTGACTCAAGGCTTGGCGCAATTGCCGGAAGCCGTTCCGGAAATACGGCAACGGCTGGACGAGGAATTGCAGCAGCTGGGCAAGGAAGTCTTGCATGCCTGCCTGGCGCAAGTCGATCCGCAAGCGGCTGCGCGGATTCATGTCAACGATCCGCAACGTATCCAGCGGGCGCTGGAAGTCTATGAAATCAGCGGCCGGCCGTTATCGAGTTTTTTCGCTGCCGATCAGCAAGCCGAGCATCCTTACCAATTTATCAAGCTGATTGTCGCGCCGGAGCAGCGCAAAACTCTGCACGACAAGATAGCCCAGCGTTTCGATCTGATGTTGGCGCAAGGCTTTCTCGACGAGGTCCAGGCTTTATGGCAACGCGGCGATCTGGATGAAAGCATGCCGTCGATTCGCTGCGTCGGTTACCGACAGGCTTGGTCCTACCTCAACGGCGAATACGACCTGACAACAATGCGGGACAAAGCCATTATCGCCACCCGGCAACTGGCGAAGCGCCAATTTACCTGGTTGCGCAAGGAGCAGGATGCCTGTCATTTAAGCAGTGGTTCGGCCGATCTGCTCGAACAAGCCTTGAAGCAGTGCGGCGAACATGGATAA